The uncultured Bacteroides sp. genomic sequence GCAACTAATGGAGCCCATATTATTCCAGTTCCTACAATAGGAATAATCGACGCAATACAACTCAGGAAACCAAAAAGAATAGGATTGGGTGCTTTAAATATTAAAAAACCAATTGTTGCAACTCCTCCTTGTATTACTGCTACTAGTGGAATACCCAGTGCATTTGCTTTTATGATTAAATTAATTTTTGTCAATATCTTCTTTTTATGCGCTTTGGTAAAAGGTAATATTTCATAGAAGAAGGTTTCCATTTTTTGTCCTTCAAGTAGCATGAAAAATAGAACTAAGAGCATTACAAAAATGTTAATGCTAAAACCACTTATATTTCCTAATACATATTTCCCTATTTTGGGCAATAAAGAAGTTATAAATGATATATTGTCCTTGTTAAGTACATTATAATTTATTTTTTTGTGTATCAGATCTGCAATATTTTGAATATCTGTGATATATGTTTGGGGATCAAGATTCATATTTTGTAATTTACTAACGAATAGCCAAACTGCAAGCGAGATTGGAATAAGAAAGCACAATGCAGTTTCTATTATCATCAGAGTAGCTGCCAGATAAGTCTTTGTATGTCTCTTCTCCGTTAGGTAAAACATTTGTTTCCTTACCAGAATGTAGATAATTGCTGCTCCTAAAATTCCGGTTAAAACTGGAATTATTTTAATAAATAGAATGGTTCCTAAAACCAAAACAATGGCAACTAGTGAATATTTACAATATTGTTCTTTCGTTTTCATACATTTTAATTTGATGTTTTTTTTAAAGAAATTGTAGATGAAATTTATCAGTAGATCAACTAATATATCAAAAACAAAAAATGTAGAATAATGTTTTTGATATAATATAAATGAAATTTATATTAATTATAATAGCTTGTAAAGCATTGAATTAAGTTTGATGTTTTTAATAATATAACAATCTGATTATGTTATTTAATTTTGGTTTTTTGTTTTACTAGTAACAAATTATTCTGTAATTAAAATGAGTTGGTTTGACGTTATTTTCCTACCCATACATTCTTCGCTTTCTGCCTAAAATTATTAAAATAAATATGCAGATAGTAACTAAAAATAAAAAAAAGTAATATATTTGTTACGCAATATTAAACTAAATAGTAGAATATAGCATTACAGATACTATAAAATACGACAAATCTGCAAAGAATTATTTGATAATGAAGAGAATATTAGTAACAGGAGGGGCGGGGTTTATTGGCTCGCATTTATGCACTAGATTAATCAATGATGGGCATAGTGTTATATGTTTAGATAATTTTTTTACGGGTTCCAGAAGCAATGTATGGCATTTAATGGATAGTTCCCATTTTGAACTTGTCCGTCATGATATTATTAACCCTTATAGTGCGGAAGTCGATGAAATATATAATCTGGCATGTCCAGCTTCTCCCATTCATTATCAATATGATGCTGTTAAAACAGTGAAAACCTCTGTTATGGGGGCTATCAATATGCTGGCTCTGGGCAGACAAGTTGATGCTAAAGTTCTTCAGGCTTCAACCAGTGAAATTTATGGAGATCCCATTGTTCACCCTCAGACAGAAGATTATTGGGGCAACGTTAATACTATTGGTATTCGTTCCTGTTATGATGAGGGGAAGCGTTGCGCTGAAACGCTTTTTATGGATTATCACAGACAAAAGAAACTTCGCATAAAAATTATCCGCATATTTAATACTTATGGTCCATTGATGAATAAAAATGATGGAAGGGTGGTATCTAATTTTATAGTTCAGGCTTTAAAAAATGAAGATATAACACTTTATGGAGATGGCAGCCAGACTCGTAGCTTTCAATATGTGGATGATTTGGTTGAAGGGATGGTTCGTATGATGAATACCGATAATAATTTTGTTGGTCCGGTGAATATTGGTAATCCGAACGAATTTACTATCAAGGAACTTGCAGAGAAGATTATAGAACTTATAGGTTCAAAGTCGCAGTTTATTTACAAACCACTGCCTTCTGATGATCCAAAGCAGCGTCAACCGGATATCTCTTTAGCAAAAGAAAAACTAAACTGGCAACCTACTATTCAGCTTGAAGAAGGGTTGGCTAAGACAATAGAATATTTTAAAACGATAATTTGAGTCTTATAATACAATATCTTTCACTTCAATAAATATTATAAATGCCTATAAAAGAAATGATGATGGAGATTAACCAATCAGAATATAAAATATTAGTAGTAGATGATGTTTTATCTAATGTATTACTACTCAAGGTGTTATTAACTAATGAAAAATACAATATTGTTACTGCCATGAATGGCACTCAGGCATTAAAAATGGTAGAATCGGAATTACCCGATTTAATTCTGTTGGATGTGATGATGCCCGATATAAGCGGATTTGAAGTGGCTCAGCAATTGAAGGCAAAACCGGCATGTGCCCAGATACCTATTATATTTCTAACTGCTCTTAACTCAACGGCAGATATTGTGAAAGGTTTCCAAATGGGAGCGAATGATTTTATTTCAAAACCATTTAATAAGGAAGAATTGATTATCCGTGTGATGCATCAAATCTCTTTGATAGCTGCTAAGCGAATTATCTATAATCAGACAGAAGAGTTAAAACGCACTATAAAAGGACGCGATAAACTTTATTCTGTTATAGCTCATGACCTTCGTTCACCAATGGCTTCCATTAAAATGGTGCTAAATATGTTAATGATTAACTTGCCAAGTGAAAAAATAGGATATGAGATGTATGAATTGCTTAATATGGCAAACCAAACCACTGAAGAGCTTTTTTCTTTATTAGATAATCTGCTTAAATGGACAAAAAGTCAGATTGGCAGATTAAATGTTGTTCCTCAGGATATTGAACTTGTTGGAGTAACAGCTGGTGTTATTGAAGTCTTTTCTATGGTAGCCGAGCTTAAACAAGTGAAGATCAATTTACAAGCTCCTGAAGAGGTAGAGGTTCGTGCAGATATTGATATGATCAAAACTGTTATTCGTAATCTGATAAGCAATGCGCTTAAGTTTAGTAATCTGGGAGGAGAAGTAACTGTTGTAGTTGAAGAGAAAGAAGAGCAGATTGTTGTCAGTGTTATAGATCATGGACGTGGCATTAAAGAAGAAGACCAGGAGAAACTGCTCCATGTAGATACACATTTTACTACTTTTGGAACTAAGAATGAAGAAGGATCGGGATTAGGACTCTTGTTATGTCAGGACTTTGTTCGGAAGAATAATGGTGAACTCTGGTTTAATTCAACATTTGGTGAAGGATCTACCTTCAGTTTCTACCTTCCTAAGATGTTATAAAATAGTTATTCCTTCTTTACAGATAGCTCCATAATTACCGGATTATGATCGCTGAAGTCAAAAGAAGGAGTGATATATTTTCTTCCGGTTAGTTCCTTAGAATGGAATATGTAGTCTATGCGGAAGAGTCTATGAAGATAACGGAAAGTAGACTCAAATCCAGAACCGGCACTCTGAAATCCATCCTGTAGTTTCCCTCTTATTTTGTGGTATGAATACGATGCCGGAGTATCATTTAAGTCACCACATAAAATCATTGCATGCCTCGTGGTATCAATAATATTACATATCAAATCAGCTTGGCCTGCACGTCTTTCTGCATTTACTGCCATTCTAAGCATTATCTGTTTTACAGCCTCTTTCTTTGAATCGTAAAAACCAGCAAGTGTTACTTTGGCTAATAATCCTCTGGTCTGATTAAAATTAGTTGTTTGCAGGTGACAGTTGAATACACGTATTAGTTTGTTCTCTACCTTGACGTCTACCCACATAGCACTATTATCTGAAGAATTAAACCAAATATCAGTCTTCTTCTCTATTGGAAACTTACTATAAACAGCCAGGCTAAATCCCTCTTTTTTGCTTTGATGAATTGATGCATAGGGGTAATCTTTAAATATATTTGAAATGCTGTCTACATTGAAAAAGGTACTTTCTGAGAACTCCTGTAAGCAGAATATGTCTATCTGATACTCTTTCATAAACTCTTTAATCTCTCCCACAGAATATACAGAAGGGTATCCGTGGAAACTTTCTACATTGAAACTGGCTATTTTAATTAATTTGTTGTTTGTTATTGGTAGTTGCTCACTAGAAGGAAACTGATATTTAGCAGAGATATACTCATGATTGGCAGCAATAGCTATAACAGGTATCAATACCCATATTTTCCACCTGAGACTCCAATATACCAAGATAAGCAGATTGAAAAACAATAAGGGCATCATTCCTAATCCCAAAAGAGGTAATATAAATCCTTGGTTCGGATTGTTATACGAATAAAGCCCCACAACAATAGTCAATGCTGCAAAAGCAAAAGTAAAAAGGACTGAGATAAAATGAAAATATAAGAAAGTGGCTTTTCTTCCCATCAGTTAGAGATATTTTTTCAGTGTATCAGTTAAAACTTCCAAAGTAATAGGTTTGGGAATGAACTCATTGCATCCGCAATTCAATGCCTCTTTAATATCATCATTGTATACAAAGGCACTCAAGGCTATAATTGGAATCAGAGGTGATACTTCCCGGATCACACGCGTAGCATCCAGCCCATTCATATTTGGCATTTTTATATCCATCAAAACTAAATTTGGTTTATATTCTTCAAACATAGTAATAGCTTCAATACCATCATGTGCATGCAATAAGGTAAACTTCTTACCAATCATTACATTTAGTAATTTGAAATTGCTATCATTATCTTCTGCTACCAGAATTGTCTGATTCTTTTTATCTGGAAGCTGCAACCCATTATTTGTTGTTGAAGTTTCTTCTTCTGTGAATGATTTATCATTTTCAACAGTCGATATATAAGGATGTGTAAATGTAAATTCGGCACCTTTTCCTGTATCAGATTTTGCTTCAATGGTACCTCCCAGTTTTTCAATAATTGATTTACATATAGAGAGACCTAATCCGGTTCCTTGCGCTGTAGTATTTAGTTTAGCAAAACGCTCAAAAACATTTTTTGCTTTCTCCTTTGGAAATCCTATTCCCGTATCTTTTACATAACATTCTATAAACTGGTCCTTCAATTTGTAACCAAATCGGATACTCCCCTTAGCTGTAAACTTAAGAGCATTCCCTATAAGGTTAGAAAATACCTGGATTAATCTGTTCTTATCACTGTAAATCCATAAATCAGGATCCGAGTTTTCAAAAATAAGACTTACGTTTTCCGGACAGCGAAATCTATGTGCATCAAAAACCTCCTGACACATCACATCCAAATTGATAGGTTCTTCGGTGAATTCCATTATTCCCGATTCAATTCTCGACAGATCTAAAATCTCATTAATGAGTTGCAGCAACCTACTGTTGTTTGCCTCTACAATTTTATAATAATCCATTCTCTCATTCGCATTCTGCGTATCAGCAATCACCCTCGAGAAACCAACAATCGCATTTAGTGGAGTGCGTATTTCATGACTCATATTTGCCAGAAAAGCAGATTTTAGCATATCAGATTTCTCTGCCTTTTCTTTTGCCATGATTAACTCATCTTCCATCCGTTTCATTTTAGTAATGTCAGACTCTAAAGCTATAATTAAAGGAGGTCTGTTTCCATTTTCTGCAAGCAATTTCTGTTTGTGAATGATGCGCCTGTTACCTTCATTATCAGAAACTTCTTTATTATATATAAGCGGCTCTTTATTTTTCAGAATAGCTAAATCTTCATTCTTGTATGTAATAGCAGTTTCATCAGAGTGAATGTCGAAATCAGTCTTTCCTATAACATTTGTTGTATTCAAACCATCATAAGCAATTGAATTCCGATATATATACTGAAAATTATGTCCTGTGTCTTTCACAGAGATGGCAAGTGGAATGTTCTCCAGTACAGTATTCATAATCTGATTTACTTTCTTTATTTGCGCATCGTATCTCATTTGTTCCGAGATATCCCTACCAAAAGTCCAGATAATATCTTCACCCTCGGAATCCCTTATAACATAAGAGAAAAAGTCAAAAGCCAGAATATCTTTCAGATGTGGAAAAGGTCTCTCTACAACATAACGAACTATATCAGTAAGGCAGGAAAACTCATTGCGAATTTTCATCCATCGCCCTTTTAAATTAGTATTTACCAGTAGGTCACATACTTTTATAGCAGATAAATCAGTATTATTTGGCAGCAGATAATGTGTACGGAATTGTTCATTAACAAAAATAAGAGTACCATCGGGTTTAAAAGCAAAAATATCTTCTGAGGCATAATTAACCGCCTTTGTAATATTCCCCAAGCTTTCATCCAGCTTGATAATGTCAGTGATATTCTGACAGTATCCCTCTATACATAATTCGTCTTTGTTTGTTAGTTTGATGCTAACCAACCCCATTCGTAAAAAGAAAAATTCTTTTTTCCAAAAAATACGGTATTCAAAGGTTTCAGTATTTGTTTTGTTGGAAATGTTGTTAATCCATAGAATAAA encodes the following:
- a CDS encoding AI-2E family transporter, with amino-acid sequence MKTKEQYCKYSLVAIVLVLGTILFIKIIPVLTGILGAAIIYILVRKQMFYLTEKRHTKTYLAATLMIIETALCFLIPISLAVWLFVSKLQNMNLDPQTYITDIQNIADLIHKKINYNVLNKDNISFITSLLPKIGKYVLGNISGFSINIFVMLLVLFFMLLEGQKMETFFYEILPFTKAHKKKILTKINLIIKANALGIPLVAVIQGGVATIGFLIFKAPNPILFGFLSCIASIIPIVGTGIIWAPLVAYFALTGNWEHAIGLGAYSIIITTNIDNLLRFILQKKLANTHPLITLFGVFIGLSLFGFLGIIIGPLMLSIFLLCLNIFKIEYLEKE
- a CDS encoding UDP-glucuronic acid decarboxylase family protein codes for the protein MKRILVTGGAGFIGSHLCTRLINDGHSVICLDNFFTGSRSNVWHLMDSSHFELVRHDIINPYSAEVDEIYNLACPASPIHYQYDAVKTVKTSVMGAINMLALGRQVDAKVLQASTSEIYGDPIVHPQTEDYWGNVNTIGIRSCYDEGKRCAETLFMDYHRQKKLRIKIIRIFNTYGPLMNKNDGRVVSNFIVQALKNEDITLYGDGSQTRSFQYVDDLVEGMVRMMNTDNNFVGPVNIGNPNEFTIKELAEKIIELIGSKSQFIYKPLPSDDPKQRQPDISLAKEKLNWQPTIQLEEGLAKTIEYFKTII
- a CDS encoding response regulator — protein: MMMEINQSEYKILVVDDVLSNVLLLKVLLTNEKYNIVTAMNGTQALKMVESELPDLILLDVMMPDISGFEVAQQLKAKPACAQIPIIFLTALNSTADIVKGFQMGANDFISKPFNKEELIIRVMHQISLIAAKRIIYNQTEELKRTIKGRDKLYSVIAHDLRSPMASIKMVLNMLMINLPSEKIGYEMYELLNMANQTTEELFSLLDNLLKWTKSQIGRLNVVPQDIELVGVTAGVIEVFSMVAELKQVKINLQAPEEVEVRADIDMIKTVIRNLISNALKFSNLGGEVTVVVEEKEEQIVVSVIDHGRGIKEEDQEKLLHVDTHFTTFGTKNEEGSGLGLLLCQDFVRKNNGELWFNSTFGEGSTFSFYLPKML
- a CDS encoding endonuclease/exonuclease/phosphatase family protein — its product is MGRKATFLYFHFISVLFTFAFAALTIVVGLYSYNNPNQGFILPLLGLGMMPLLFFNLLILVYWSLRWKIWVLIPVIAIAANHEYISAKYQFPSSEQLPITNNKLIKIASFNVESFHGYPSVYSVGEIKEFMKEYQIDIFCLQEFSESTFFNVDSISNIFKDYPYASIHQSKKEGFSLAVYSKFPIEKKTDIWFNSSDNSAMWVDVKVENKLIRVFNCHLQTTNFNQTRGLLAKVTLAGFYDSKKEAVKQIMLRMAVNAERRAGQADLICNIIDTTRHAMILCGDLNDTPASYSYHKIRGKLQDGFQSAGSGFESTFRYLHRLFRIDYIFHSKELTGRKYITPSFDFSDHNPVIMELSVKKE
- a CDS encoding ATP-binding protein; this translates as MERILHDSQYSDKILQMTADTMLLFNNEGVCLDMVIHANQGIFKKKKSLIGENFFDLLSEDTKKPFKEEFDKVVKDKSVSTKNYELTFGKETYFFKCIMYPFDGEMVLCQYRDITKRTKIKLQLEKTNNELREVEKAAKICQWNYNFKTKVFNYKGFSGAMANSDKPQTISLENYLEIIFRDDRPGFILWINNISNKTNTETFEYRIFWKKEFFFLRMGLVSIKLTNKDELCIEGYCQNITDIIKLDESLGNITKAVNYASEDIFAFKPDGTLIFVNEQFRTHYLLPNNTDLSAIKVCDLLVNTNLKGRWMKIRNEFSCLTDIVRYVVERPFPHLKDILAFDFFSYVIRDSEGEDIIWTFGRDISEQMRYDAQIKKVNQIMNTVLENIPLAISVKDTGHNFQYIYRNSIAYDGLNTTNVIGKTDFDIHSDETAITYKNEDLAILKNKEPLIYNKEVSDNEGNRRIIHKQKLLAENGNRPPLIIALESDITKMKRMEDELIMAKEKAEKSDMLKSAFLANMSHEIRTPLNAIVGFSRVIADTQNANERMDYYKIVEANNSRLLQLINEILDLSRIESGIMEFTEEPINLDVMCQEVFDAHRFRCPENVSLIFENSDPDLWIYSDKNRLIQVFSNLIGNALKFTAKGSIRFGYKLKDQFIECYVKDTGIGFPKEKAKNVFERFAKLNTTAQGTGLGLSICKSIIEKLGGTIEAKSDTGKGAEFTFTHPYISTVENDKSFTEEETSTTNNGLQLPDKKNQTILVAEDNDSNFKLLNVMIGKKFTLLHAHDGIEAITMFEEYKPNLVLMDIKMPNMNGLDATRVIREVSPLIPIIALSAFVYNDDIKEALNCGCNEFIPKPITLEVLTDTLKKYL